The following coding sequences lie in one Arachis ipaensis cultivar K30076 chromosome B03, Araip1.1, whole genome shotgun sequence genomic window:
- the LOC107633298 gene encoding uncharacterized protein LOC107633298, whose amino-acid sequence MAETRSSIQNLEIQVGQLSKRIPEAPSNTLPSNTEVNPRKEYKCDTMEAEAEPKEAPATEELEENKAQEETGGATMHVPMEMKEPKEQSSPNVQKEPEDEQLAQFLAILRKLQVNISFGEELEKKPPYMASLKNAIAEKTTQNGDEMVVLTNECSALVQKMLPQKMPDPGSILIPCTIGTITFENALCNLGSSIDLMPLSMMRKLGIQEVHPTKISLEMADMSLKRAYGMVKNVLIKVKYLYLPADFVILDNGEDRDNFIILGRPFLATTKALIDVKKGELILRLWEDHILFMISNPYSLLDKGDTIVQHLVFQPSLLIQSP is encoded by the coding sequence atggcAGAAACTAGGTCATCAATTCAGAATTTGGAGATACAGGTAGGTCAGCTAAGCAAGAGGATACCCGAGGCTCCCTCCAATACTCTTCCAAGTAACACCGAAGTAAATCCAAGGAAAGAGTACAAGTGCGACACTATGGAAGCTGAGGCTGAACCTAAGGAGGCGCCTGCTACTGAGGAACTGGAGGAGAACAAGGCTCAGGAGGAGACTGGGGGTGCCACCATGCACGTCCCTATGGAAATGAAAGAGCCTAAAGAACAATCCTCTCCAAACGTGCAAAAGGAGCCTGAGGATGAGCAACTTGCTCAGTTCTTGGCAATCCTCAGGAAGCTGCAAGTCAATATCTCTTTTGGAGAGGAGTTGGAGAAGAAACCCCCTTATATGGCCTCTTTAAAAAATGCTATCGCTGAAAAGACAACCCAGAACGGAGATGAGATGGTGGTGCTGACCAATGAATGCAGTGCCCTAGTACAAAAGATGCTACCTCAGAAGATGCCAGATCCTGGAAGCATCCTTATTCCCTGTACTATTGGGACCATCACCTTTGAGAACGCACTGTGCAACCTGGGATCAAGCATCGATCTTATGCCTCTCTCTATGATGAGAAAACTGGGAATCCAAGAGGTACATCCCACCaagatctcactggagatggcagatatGTCCCTGAAACGGGCATATGGTATGGTGAAAAATGTCCTTATTAAGGTTAAATACCTTTACctccctgcagactttgtgatACTTGACAATGGGGAGGATAGAGACAatttcatcatccttggaaggcctttTCTAGCTACTACAAAGGCCTTGATAGATGTAAAAAAAGGAGAGCTGATCTTGAGGCTTTGGGAGGATCATATCCTGTTTATGATTTCTAACCCTTATTCCCTCTTGGATAAAGGAGATACTattgtgcaacacttagtgttccagcCTTCTCTCTTGATACAGAgcccctga
- the LOC107630610 gene encoding probable E3 ubiquitin-protein ligase RHY1A gives MAGILPGVECARRRRLHQSKGFLDLTSSSTASSTRRTSFCLYAANHEPLHSFSSSSLLHRSVIYHAQPDLSMVGEAREARQRLDDKFRSQRKSEYKSIKCSENRQASITELHTEVYGSKKSGSRRFNWSKLRWKASEQEDCAVCLELFKVGETLMHLPCAHKFHSKCLNPWFENNSHCPCCRTAII, from the exons ATGGCTGGAATACTTCCTGGAGTTGAATGTGCTAGAAGGAGAAGACTCCATCAGAGTAAAGGATTCTTGGATTTAACATCTTCTTCCACGGCTTCTTCTACAAGGCGCACTTCTTTTTGTTTGTATGCAGCAAACCATGAGCCCCTTCATtccttttcatcttcttctttgctG CATAGAAGCGTGATCTACCATGCGCAACCAGATTTGAGTATGGTTGGAGAAGCCAGAGAAGCCAGACAAAGATTGGATGACAAATTCAGATCACAAAGGAAATCGGAATACAAAAG CATAAAATGTTCGGAAAATAGACAAGCAAGCATAACAGAGTTGCACACAGAGGTATATGGTTCAAAGAAAAGTGGTTCTAGAAGGTTCAATTGGTCCAAATTGAGGTGGAAAGCCTCAGAACAAGAGGATTGTGCTGTGTGCTTGGAGTTATTCAAGGTTGGAGAGACTCTGATGCATCTCCCTTGTGCCCATAAGTTCCATTCCAAATGCTTGAACCCATGGTTTGAAAATAATTCACATTGTCCATGTTGCAGAACTGCCATTATTTAA